The Oncorhynchus keta strain PuntledgeMale-10-30-2019 chromosome 17, Oket_V2, whole genome shotgun sequence genome has a window encoding:
- the LOC127908457 gene encoding TATA-binding protein-associated factor 2N-like, whose translation MYDYNETLGQQFFKSPSSVRFSILGSDNEENNNIKESFLWLERRVDRRQRVDRRQRVDRRQRVDRRQRVDRRQRVDRRQRGGQETEGGQETEGGQETEGGQETEGGQETEGGQETEGWTGDRGWTGDRGWTGDRGWTGDRGWTGDRGEDRRQRVDRRQRVDRRQRGGQETEGGQETEGGQETEGGQETEGGQETEGWTGDRGWTGDRGWTGDRGWTGDRGVDRRQRVDRRQRVDRRQRGRQETEGGQETEGGQETEGGQETEGKTGDRGVDRRQRGRQETEGKTGDRGEDRRQRGWKLCVGSVGPCIRPPQKIDWLFFTCSTFMLSLLSVPVC comes from the exons CTTCAAGAGTCCATCCAGTGTCCGCTTTTCTATTCTGGGTTCTGATAATGaagaaaacaacaacataaaggaGAGCTTTCTGTGGCTGGAGAGAAGggtggacaggagacagagggtggacaggagacagagggtggacaggagacagagggtggacaggagacagagggtggacaggagacagagggtggacaggagacagagg ggtggacaggagacagagggtggacaggagacagagggtggacaggagacagagggtggacaggagacagagggtggacaggagacagagggtggacaggagacagagg ggtggacaggagacagagggtggacaggagacagagggtggacaggagacagagggtggacaggagacagagggtggacaggagacagaggggaagacaggagacagagggtggacaggagacagagggtggacaggagacagagg ggtggacaggagacagagggtggacaggagacagagggtggacaggagacagagggtggacaggagacagagggtggacaggagacagagg ggtggacaggagacagagggtggacaggagacagagggtggacaggagacagagggtggacaggagacagagg ggtagacaggagacagagggtggacaggagacagagggtggacaggagacagaggggaagacaggagacagagggtggacaggagacagagggtggacaggagacagagggtggacaggagacagaggggaagacaggagacagagg ggtggacaggagacagaggggaagacaggagacagagggg aagacaggagacagaggggaagacaggagacagaggggatgGAAACTCTGTGTTGGTTCTGTTGGTCCCTGCATCAGACCTCCCCAGAAGATTGACTGGCTGTTCTTCACGTGTAGCACGTTCATGttaagtctcctctctgtccctgtgtgttga
- the LOC118371319 gene encoding protein FAM107B-like isoform X2: protein MAEPDYLEGDCEELIKPKKLLNPVKGSRNHQDLHRELMMNQKRGLAPQNKPELQKVLEKRKREQVLKAQREEQEAHTKRSDLEIELMKRQQKLEQLELDQQKDEEEQENTPEFVKMKSNLRRTKQEANGEELTT, encoded by the exons ATGGCTGAGCCAGACTATCTGGAGGGGGACTGTGAGGAGCTGATCAAACCCAAGAAACTGTTGAACCCAGTCAAGGGCTCCAGAAACCACCAGGACCTCCATCGAGAACTCATGATGAACCAAAAGAG GGGCCTAGCTCCCCAGAACAAACCAGAGCTCCAGAAGGttctggagaagaggaagagagagcaggtcCTCAAGGCCCAGAGGGAGGAGCAGGAGGCCCACACCAAGAGGAGCGACCTGGAGATAGAGCTCATGAAGAGACAACAGAAACTAgaacag CTTGAGTTGGACCAGCAGAAGgatgaggaggagcaggagaacaCCCCTGAGTTTGTGAAGATGAAGAGCAACCTGAGAAGGACCAAGCAGGAGGCCAATGGGGAGGAACTTACCACTTAG
- the LOC118371319 gene encoding protein FAM107B-like isoform X1 codes for MATMCRIPLFPHLLQDRCVDTGLSLSLGRSVMAEPDYLEGDCEELIKPKKLLNPVKGSRNHQDLHRELMMNQKRGLAPQNKPELQKVLEKRKREQVLKAQREEQEAHTKRSDLEIELMKRQQKLEQLELDQQKDEEEQENTPEFVKMKSNLRRTKQEANGEELTT; via the exons ATGGCAACTATGTGTAGAATACCACTTTTTCCTCACCTCCTGCAGG ATCGGTGTGTGGACacaggtctgtctctgtctctgggcaGGAGTGTAATGGCTGAGCCAGACTATCTGGAGGGGGACTGTGAGGAGCTGATCAAACCCAAGAAACTGTTGAACCCAGTCAAGGGCTCCAGAAACCACCAGGACCTCCATCGAGAACTCATGATGAACCAAAAGAG GGGCCTAGCTCCCCAGAACAAACCAGAGCTCCAGAAGGttctggagaagaggaagagagagcaggtcCTCAAGGCCCAGAGGGAGGAGCAGGAGGCCCACACCAAGAGGAGCGACCTGGAGATAGAGCTCATGAAGAGACAACAGAAACTAgaacag CTTGAGTTGGACCAGCAGAAGgatgaggaggagcaggagaacaCCCCTGAGTTTGTGAAGATGAAGAGCAACCTGAGAAGGACCAAGCAGGAGGCCAATGGGGAGGAACTTACCACTTAG